One bacterium DNA window includes the following coding sequences:
- a CDS encoding DNA-directed RNA polymerase subunit alpha — protein sequence MPLKLKDFEMPQKVECDDKVSNNTFGKFTIEPFERGFGTTIGNALRRVMLSSLEGTAVRAVRIKNVLHEFSTIKGVKEDVVEIILNLKQLIVKSSGDSPKVLALKVKGAKEVKASNIKVSSGIELINPDLHIATLNKNGELDMEIHVAKGRGYITAEENKEKKQPVDLISIDSFFSPVRRVNYTVEDARVGQRTNYDRLILEVRTDGTISPYDAIVSAAEIINEHLMLFIAPEKIKTEEVEQVSEEEKKRERYLKQNINELELSVRASNCLRAANIKTIGELAQKTEANMLKYRNFGKKSLNEIRGILSKMGLDFKGKSEASKDLKEEKKEEKSKTQTKKKK from the coding sequence ATGCCTTTAAAGTTAAAAGATTTCGAGATGCCCCAAAAAGTGGAATGTGATGATAAAGTGTCTAATAATACATTTGGGAAATTTACAATAGAGCCTTTTGAGCGTGGGTTTGGTACAACCATAGGTAATGCGCTTCGTAGAGTTATGCTTTCTTCGTTAGAAGGTACGGCTGTAAGAGCTGTCAGAATAAAAAATGTTCTTCATGAATTTTCTACAATAAAGGGTGTAAAAGAGGATGTTGTTGAGATAATTTTGAATTTGAAACAGTTAATTGTAAAGAGTTCTGGGGATTCTCCTAAAGTACTGGCTCTTAAGGTGAAAGGCGCTAAAGAGGTAAAAGCATCTAATATTAAAGTAAGCAGCGGAATAGAGCTTATTAATCCGGATTTACATATAGCTACGCTCAATAAAAATGGTGAGTTGGATATGGAGATTCATGTTGCTAAAGGAAGAGGATACATAACTGCAGAAGAAAATAAAGAGAAAAAGCAGCCAGTCGATTTAATAAGTATTGATTCGTTCTTTTCCCCAGTAAGACGAGTGAATTATACTGTAGAAGATGCAAGAGTTGGGCAGCGGACAAATTATGATAGACTAATCTTGGAAGTACGGACAGATGGAACTATTTCTCCATATGATGCTATTGTTTCTGCTGCAGAGATTATTAATGAACATTTGATGTTATTTATAGCTCCTGAAAAGATAAAAACTGAGGAAGTAGAGCAAGTTAGTGAAGAGGAGAAAAAAAGAGAGAGGTATTTAAAGCAGAACATAAACGAATTAGAATTATCTGTTAGAGCGTCCAATTGTCTGAGGGCAGCAAATATTAAAACAATTGGAGAACTTGCACAAAAAACAGAAGCTAACATGCTCAAATATAGAAATTTTGGGAAGAAATCTTTGAATGAAATAAGGGGCATTTTGAGTAAAATGGGATTAGATTTTAAGGGCAAGTCAGAAGCCTCAAAGGATTTGAAAGAAGAGAAAAAAGAAGAAAAATCAAAAACGCAAACTAAAAAGAAGAAGTAA
- the rplQ gene encoding 50S ribosomal protein L17: protein MRHRKAGRKLGRTSSHRQALFMNLLCALFEHEKIKTTESKGKEIKRLGDKLISLAKRGDLHARRMAAATIVNKKILTKLFNKIAPELKDRQGGYIRLIKIGARLGDAAPQVIVEIVK, encoded by the coding sequence ATGCGGCATAGAAAAGCGGGTAGAAAATTGGGGCGAACCTCAAGCCATAGGCAAGCTTTGTTTATGAATTTATTATGTGCTCTGTTTGAGCATGAAAAGATTAAAACAACAGAGTCAAAAGGCAAAGAGATCAAAAGATTAGGTGATAAATTAATCAGTTTAGCAAAAAGAGGGGATTTACACGCCAGGCGCATGGCGGCAGCTACAATTGTTAACAAAAAAATATTAACAAAGTTATTTAATAAAATAGCTCCTGAGCTTAAAGATAGGCAAGGGGGATATATACGTTTGATAAAGATAGGTGCACGTCTCGGAGACGCCGCTCCACAGGTTATTGTAGAAATTGTTAAGTAA
- a CDS encoding electron transfer flavoprotein subunit alpha, with the protein MSIKIILNKCTGCRKCIPVCPFSAIEVVEKKAKILDNCTLCGACVDACRFDAIVLDKEEKKILTDEYKGVLVFAEQRHDELQTVTLELLNEARKLADILKEELSVVLLGNKVDKIAKELIFFGADRVYLASDPKLESYKNSVYTDVLAHVINKYKPEIFLIGATTIGRSLAPRVAVRIQTGLTADCTGLSIDINKRLLLQTRPAFGGNIMATIICPQHRPQMATIRPKVFKKPEKNPDRKGEIVKIGFELKIDDLVAKIVDTIVVESQVVDLQEAEIIVSGGRGLGKAENFSLIRELASSIGGAVGASRATVDAGWIPSYHQVGQTGKTVQPRLYIACGISGAVQHLVGMRSSDIIVAINKDPDAPIFQVATYGIVADLFDIVPALTSKLKQVLS; encoded by the coding sequence ATGTCAATAAAAATTATTCTTAACAAATGCACAGGTTGCAGAAAATGCATCCCTGTCTGTCCATTCTCTGCTATAGAGGTAGTAGAGAAAAAAGCTAAAATTCTGGATAATTGCACATTATGCGGAGCATGTGTGGATGCATGCAGATTTGATGCAATAGTTTTGGACAAAGAAGAGAAAAAAATATTAACTGATGAATATAAAGGTGTATTGGTTTTTGCAGAACAAAGACATGATGAACTTCAGACTGTAACACTGGAACTATTAAATGAGGCAAGGAAATTAGCAGATATATTAAAGGAAGAATTATCAGTAGTTTTGCTTGGAAATAAAGTTGATAAAATTGCCAAGGAGCTGATATTCTTTGGCGCAGACAGGGTATATCTGGCAAGTGATCCTAAATTAGAATCTTATAAGAATAGTGTGTATACGGACGTTCTAGCGCATGTAATTAATAAATATAAACCGGAGATTTTTCTTATTGGCGCAACGACAATAGGCAGGTCTTTAGCTCCAAGAGTAGCTGTGAGGATTCAGACTGGTCTAACAGCGGATTGTACAGGGCTAAGTATTGACATCAATAAGAGACTGTTATTACAAACTAGACCTGCATTTGGCGGTAATATTATGGCAACAATTATATGCCCTCAGCATCGTCCTCAGATGGCAACAATTAGACCTAAAGTTTTTAAAAAGCCAGAGAAAAATCCTGATAGAAAAGGAGAGATAGTCAAAATAGGGTTTGAGCTAAAGATTGATGATTTAGTTGCAAAGATTGTAGATACAATCGTAGTGGAATCCCAGGTAGTCGACCTGCAAGAAGCAGAAATCATTGTTTCTGGTGGACGAGGATTGGGTAAAGCTGAGAATTTTAGCTTAATAAGGGAACTTGCCAGTAGTATTGGCGGAGCAGTGGGTGCGTCAAGAGCAACAGTTGATGCAGGATGGATACCTTCTTATCATCAAGTAGGCCAGACAGGGAAGACAGTTCAACCTAGACTGTATATCGCATGTGGAATATCTGGAGCAGTTCAACACTTAGTTGGCATGCGTTCGTCTGATATAATTGTAGCTATTAATAAAGATCCAGATGCCCCCATATTCCAAGTTGCAACTTATGGAATTGTCGCAGATCTGTTTGATATAGTTCCAGCTCTTACTAGTAAACTAAAACAAGTTTTATCTTGA
- the ftsY gene encoding signal recognition particle-docking protein FtsY: MKHNLNNALFKTRSRILSGLKKIKSVLGPHLKHEILEKLEEILITADIGVRTTHKIINNLENSIHNTDKNDFQAILCALERELLKVFERNNQREILPQHQLTGCKMPLKVILAIGVNGVGKTTSIVKIAHRHKKQGKEVLLVATDTFRAAANEQIEILANRVNLELIKSQYGADPASVLYDGIISAEKTEKDIVLVDTAGRLHTKTNLMEEMKKMNRVICKNIQPSNVEVLLMIDSTAGHNAVYQTRIFLENLGVTGIMLTKLDGTAKGGIVIAIEDELEIPVKLVGTGEGIDDIEDFVPADFVKAILYE; this comes from the coding sequence TTGAAACATAATCTAAATAACGCACTTTTCAAAACAAGATCTCGTATACTCTCAGGATTAAAGAAAATAAAGAGTGTTTTGGGACCACATCTAAAACATGAGATTCTGGAGAAATTGGAAGAGATCTTGATAACAGCTGATATTGGAGTTAGGACAACCCATAAGATCATAAATAATTTAGAAAACTCAATACATAATACTGATAAAAATGATTTTCAGGCTATTTTGTGTGCATTAGAAAGAGAATTACTAAAGGTTTTTGAAAGAAATAATCAGAGAGAAATTCTTCCACAACACCAGTTAACCGGATGTAAAATGCCTTTGAAAGTTATATTAGCTATTGGTGTAAATGGGGTTGGCAAAACAACCAGTATTGTAAAGATTGCACATAGACATAAAAAGCAGGGAAAAGAGGTTTTACTTGTTGCAACAGATACATTTAGAGCAGCAGCAAACGAGCAGATAGAGATATTGGCTAACAGGGTAAATTTGGAACTTATAAAGTCTCAATATGGAGCTGACCCTGCTTCTGTTTTGTATGATGGGATAATATCAGCGGAAAAGACCGAAAAGGATATTGTGTTGGTTGATACAGCCGGCAGATTACATACAAAAACAAATCTAATGGAAGAAATGAAAAAGATGAACAGGGTAATATGCAAAAATATACAACCGTCTAATGTTGAAGTGCTATTAATGATAGACTCTACAGCAGGACATAATGCTGTGTATCAGACAAGGATTTTTTTAGAGAATCTGGGAGTTACAGGCATAATGTTAACAAAGTTGGATGGCACAGCAAAAGGAGGAATAGTTATTGCTATTGAGGACGAATTAGAAATACCTGTGAAACTTGTTGGTACAGGAGAGGGAATAGATGATATAGAGGATTTTGTGCCTGCCGACTTTGTAAAGGCAATATTGTATGAATGA
- a CDS encoding M28 family peptidase yields MNKFRVLKSVFFFLCCTSLLVGISFSSIYSDVNLAKVAQEVDEQYIKTIVSDLSNLKSRVPGYQGNEEASEYIENIFQKIGLENVKRESFPVTVPVDKGASLVISNTKKELSLYCLWPNLIRTPTLSPSGIRSQIIDGKTGNFEDLNGKTIQDRIVLLDFNCGNRWLDISMLGAKAFIFIEPEDTTRVEAEKKYLNLPLNIPRYWISRQDGLYLRKLIEESDEKLDVHLKAKMDWERKITKNVLGWISGSDSELKKEVIVIEAYYDSISVVPSIAPGADSACSIAALIQIAKILRNNPPSRTILFLATSGHFLERRGIDAFLQAHCRLEEPFKSKITDPMDIKLFLCIDLSSHNDELVIYHDADENPGYFASFGKTFMSFATEIGKIFSKSRDNVLINGISPEKGLNIDSITVGEINTDAGIIGACGIPALCFITAHDSRRLVDTPLDRLETVDFKNLLTQVKHISCLFYMALNKKEFFPDVRAKFKDNLCTLKGSIVTFDPRKSFVPDQPVSGGLAVLKVLDRPVEVLKGVRPELIELTDENGSFEISRTEGGESRLEAYSLDSESGDIVYAPDMGVYGDEMYPIEFEIDWRLVEHTIVLFPCIATNVYELLDPRYLTQLDNIDVFEEGNSIPSSYGYSFIKVKPWDWTSSIETYGVVYSSPNTRIKLAFGAGPLGMRLLLLNSKDTENKIHSEGDGFLISKDGTIGNTSFQAAKDMLLLNQFRMENLEKYGISNDRLWHLHKKAEQALQKATKSKENKKWDEFVKHSRRAVGIESRAYPDVKATANDVIKGIIFYLALLIPFAYFMERLLFGFVDIKKQIGGVAGIFIAIYMIMRFVHPAFKLTNAPEIILLAFIIMMLSVIVLLIISSKFEERMQNLKRKMTRSYESDVSRASASAAAFSLGISNMKKRKIRTLLTSTTLILLTFTVLSFTSVKSFMKFNQVPRDNNPLYEGAMIRDRTWNPIEEPAYEYIKAEFKDVADVSPRAWYIPNKDFTKGKSYIKVNNGDKSAYVLGLIGLTPQEERITGISKYLKYGDWFNDRDKNVCIISDKLAELISISSKDVGKSYIQMFGNKLLVKGIFNASSMFDLKDLDDERLTPVDFMITDPESIKKFKQPKAERMSIGGGGTLESFNHLEYENVVMVPYKLVQELGGTIQSVAIKFNESVDVRENIENFISRLAVTLFAGIDGKVAIYSSLGLSSLSGMGNLFIPILIASLIVLNTMMGSVYERFKEIGIYSSVGLAPVHISALFIAESCVYAVLGAVSGYLLGQVVAKVLTVFDLLGGLTLNYSSTSAVASTLIVMATVILSTIYPARKAAELAVPDVTRKWEIPEPIGDNWEFDFPFTVSGTEILGLNVFLKNYFASYEEESVGDFYTNGANLYTSKEKEETGYALKTRTWLAPFDLGVSQDFQLKAIPAGEYNVYNIKLLIVRLSGETGAWKRLNRHFLDTLRKQFLVWRTISPEIKNEYKEEGEKLELKFEARSTKYETISNDKNTNAQNNV; encoded by the coding sequence TTGAATAAGTTCAGAGTCTTGAAGTCAGTATTCTTTTTTCTATGTTGTACAAGTTTGCTGGTTGGAATATCTTTTTCTTCTATATATAGTGATGTAAACTTGGCTAAAGTCGCTCAAGAAGTAGATGAGCAATATATAAAGACTATAGTTTCTGATTTATCTAATCTTAAATCTAGGGTTCCTGGTTATCAAGGTAATGAGGAAGCTTCAGAATATATAGAAAATATTTTCCAAAAGATTGGCCTTGAGAATGTAAAAAGGGAAAGTTTCCCAGTCACGGTTCCAGTAGATAAAGGAGCCTCTCTAGTTATTTCTAATACCAAGAAAGAACTTTCGCTGTATTGTTTATGGCCAAATCTTATCAGAACTCCCACTCTTTCACCGTCTGGTATAAGGAGCCAAATAATTGATGGGAAAACAGGAAACTTTGAGGATCTTAACGGCAAGACCATTCAGGATAGGATTGTCTTACTTGATTTTAACTGTGGAAATAGATGGCTCGATATTTCAATGCTTGGAGCCAAGGCGTTTATTTTTATAGAGCCAGAGGATACAACGCGTGTTGAAGCTGAGAAGAAGTATCTGAATCTGCCATTAAATATACCAAGATATTGGATATCCAGGCAGGATGGGCTTTATCTCAGAAAATTAATAGAAGAAAGTGATGAGAAGTTAGATGTTCATCTTAAGGCAAAGATGGACTGGGAAAGAAAGATTACTAAAAATGTGCTTGGATGGATTTCTGGAAGCGATTCTGAACTCAAAAAAGAAGTTATAGTTATAGAGGCATATTATGACAGTATCTCTGTTGTACCTTCTATAGCACCTGGAGCGGATAGCGCGTGCAGTATAGCCGCTCTTATTCAAATAGCAAAGATTCTCCGTAACAACCCTCCTTCAAGAACAATTCTGTTTTTAGCTACGTCTGGACATTTCTTAGAACGACGTGGGATAGATGCCTTTTTGCAGGCCCACTGTAGATTGGAAGAGCCGTTTAAAAGCAAGATTACAGACCCCATGGATATAAAGCTTTTCTTGTGTATAGATTTATCAAGCCATAACGACGAGCTAGTAATATATCATGATGCGGATGAAAATCCTGGATATTTTGCTAGTTTTGGCAAGACATTTATGTCTTTTGCAACTGAAATTGGGAAAATATTCAGTAAATCCAGAGACAATGTTCTAATTAATGGCATTAGCCCGGAAAAGGGACTGAACATAGATTCAATAACTGTTGGAGAGATTAATACAGACGCAGGCATAATAGGAGCATGTGGAATCCCTGCGCTTTGTTTTATAACTGCGCATGACAGCAGAAGATTAGTAGATACTCCATTGGATAGACTGGAAACTGTTGACTTCAAAAATCTTCTTACACAGGTTAAGCATATTAGTTGTCTATTCTATATGGCATTGAATAAAAAGGAATTTTTTCCTGATGTTAGGGCTAAGTTTAAGGATAATTTATGTACTTTGAAAGGTAGCATAGTAACTTTTGATCCTAGAAAAAGCTTTGTGCCTGATCAGCCTGTTTCAGGAGGATTAGCTGTTTTGAAAGTGCTTGATAGACCCGTGGAAGTTCTTAAGGGCGTAAGACCAGAGTTGATAGAACTAACAGACGAGAATGGTTCGTTTGAAATATCTAGGACAGAAGGGGGTGAATCCCGATTAGAAGCATACTCTTTGGACTCTGAATCCGGGGATATAGTCTATGCTCCGGATATGGGTGTTTATGGAGATGAAATGTATCCAATAGAATTTGAAATAGATTGGAGACTTGTCGAACATACTATTGTTCTGTTTCCATGTATAGCCACTAATGTTTACGAACTATTAGATCCAAGGTATTTGACGCAGCTTGATAATATTGATGTATTTGAAGAAGGGAATAGTATTCCTTCTTCATATGGGTATTCATTTATAAAGGTAAAACCTTGGGATTGGACGTCTTCTATAGAAACATACGGGGTGGTTTATTCCTCTCCAAATACACGTATAAAGCTTGCTTTTGGAGCAGGCCCTCTTGGAATGCGACTGCTCTTGTTAAATTCAAAAGACACGGAAAATAAAATTCATTCTGAAGGCGATGGATTTTTGATATCTAAAGATGGAACAATCGGAAATACTTCATTTCAGGCAGCAAAGGATATGCTGCTTTTAAACCAGTTCAGAATGGAGAACCTAGAAAAATATGGAATATCGAATGACAGGCTTTGGCATTTACATAAAAAAGCTGAACAAGCTCTGCAAAAGGCTACTAAGTCTAAGGAGAATAAAAAATGGGATGAATTTGTAAAGCATTCAAGAAGAGCAGTTGGAATAGAATCCAGGGCGTATCCAGACGTAAAGGCTACAGCAAATGATGTAATAAAAGGTATTATATTCTATCTTGCACTTCTTATCCCATTTGCTTATTTTATGGAGCGGTTGCTATTTGGGTTTGTAGATATTAAAAAGCAAATTGGCGGAGTAGCAGGAATATTTATCGCGATATATATGATCATGCGTTTTGTTCATCCTGCATTTAAGTTAACAAATGCCCCAGAAATAATTCTTCTTGCATTCATTATAATGATGCTTTCTGTGATTGTTTTATTGATAATAAGCTCTAAATTTGAAGAGCGAATGCAGAATTTAAAGCGAAAAATGACAAGGTCTTATGAAAGCGATGTTAGCAGAGCAAGTGCATCAGCTGCTGCATTTTCCTTGGGTATTTCTAATATGAAAAAACGTAAGATTAGAACTTTATTAACCTCTACAACACTTATTCTTCTCACATTTACAGTGCTTTCATTCACGTCAGTAAAGTCATTTATGAAGTTTAATCAAGTTCCTAGGGATAATAATCCTCTTTACGAGGGAGCCATGATAAGAGATCGAACTTGGAATCCGATAGAAGAACCTGCTTATGAATATATAAAAGCTGAATTCAAGGATGTAGCTGATGTGTCTCCAAGAGCATGGTATATTCCTAATAAGGATTTTACCAAAGGTAAGAGCTACATTAAGGTGAATAATGGGGATAAATCTGCTTATGTACTTGGATTAATTGGCTTAACTCCTCAAGAAGAAAGAATTACAGGTATTAGTAAGTATCTTAAGTATGGAGACTGGTTCAATGATAGAGATAAGAATGTATGTATTATTTCAGATAAGTTGGCAGAGTTAATATCAATATCTTCAAAGGATGTAGGGAAAAGCTATATACAGATGTTTGGAAATAAACTATTAGTTAAGGGAATATTTAATGCGTCAAGTATGTTTGATCTTAAGGATCTTGACGATGAGAGGCTGACTCCCGTTGATTTTATGATTACAGATCCTGAATCAATAAAGAAGTTTAAACAGCCAAAAGCTGAAAGGATGAGTATTGGTGGAGGAGGCACGTTAGAATCATTTAATCATTTAGAATATGAAAATGTTGTTATGGTTCCATACAAATTAGTGCAAGAGCTGGGAGGCACTATACAGTCAGTTGCGATTAAGTTTAATGAAAGTGTAGATGTAAGAGAAAACATAGAGAATTTTATATCCAGATTGGCAGTTACTCTTTTTGCAGGAATTGATGGAAAGGTTGCAATATATAGTTCATTAGGACTTAGCTCATTGTCAGGTATGGGGAATTTGTTTATACCAATTCTTATTGCTTCTCTGATAGTTCTTAACACTATGATGGGATCTGTATATGAGAGATTTAAAGAGATTGGAATTTATTCCTCAGTTGGGCTAGCTCCTGTTCATATTTCAGCCTTATTTATAGCAGAATCATGTGTATATGCCGTCTTGGGAGCTGTATCAGGTTATTTGCTTGGACAGGTAGTAGCAAAGGTTTTAACTGTTTTTGACTTATTAGGGGGATTAACTCTAAATTATTCCTCTACCTCAGCAGTAGCTTCTACATTAATTGTAATGGCAACAGTGATTTTATCTACTATCTATCCTGCTAGAAAGGCAGCAGAACTCGCTGTCCCTGATGTAACTAGAAAATGGGAAATTCCCGAGCCAATAGGAGATAATTGGGAATTTGATTTTCCATTTACAGTAAGTGGCACAGAAATTCTGGGGTTGAATGTGTTCTTGAAAAATTATTTTGCATCCTACGAAGAGGAGTCTGTAGGAGATTTCTATACAAATGGAGCAAATCTGTATACTTCCAAGGAGAAAGAAGAAACAGGGTATGCATTAAAGACAAGAACATGGTTGGCTCCATTTGATCTAGGAGTGAGTCAGGATTTTCAGTTAAAAGCAATTCCTGCAGGAGAATACAATGTGTATAATATAAAGTTATTGATTGTGAGACTAAGCGGAGAAACAGGTGCGTGGAAGAGATTAAACAGGCATTTTCTGGACACATTGAGAAAACAGTTTCTTGTGTGGAGAACCATTAGTCCAGAGATAAAGAATGAATACAAAGAAGAAGGAGAGAAACTAGAACTAAAATTCGAAGCACGAAGCACGAAATACGAAACAATATCAAATGACAAAAATACAAATGCTCAAAACAATGTTTAG
- a CDS encoding peptide transporter, whose translation MDKEFEPEVKQESEEFLDGFNVKTIIAGIFIGLIMLPGSIYLGLITGGIIPTMWVTMILFVEIAKRSFIKLKKQEIYIIGYVAATLVAAGMTMGAASLVLQGGIFSEKIWQQYFIRTPQAHYFGIDKLIPSWVVPSPDSGVLVKRTFLDSAWIVPLLILVGSNILFRLTQFGLGYALFRITNDVEKLEFPMAPVISEGVMALEDMSAKKDSWRMQVFTIAGMIGIVYGLIYVVIPTLTGLVAAKPLMLIPIPWVDATAKISSFLPGAILGSMTDLGFLFAGFVLPFWVMAGGFIGSILANVVGNPILHKFGLIPHWTAGMDVRQTVIATRMDFWISITIGLGIVVALIGIGGLVMSIIKKKRSQGVNKTVVDNYRPPKGRGDIPIWVALGIWIFATIGYILLCHKLVPSFPVLLLVLFGFILTPLLSYISARLFGIAGMPTGVSFPYLREGIFIKSGFSGIAIWFAPIPFFNVGGYTQKFKELELTRTKLSSLIKAELFSFVIMAFCSFLFWEVIWRMGPIPAAAYAYINKMWPLTATFQALWVSTTIKGGNPWMLEAIKLSNITWSMVAGLGVFGLISILKLPITLFYGIIVGITGWWPHHIIPMFIGALLGRFYFAKKFGEKRWRSFTPLLAAGYACGVGLIAMVSIAIALIFKSVSQIIF comes from the coding sequence ATGGATAAAGAATTTGAACCTGAAGTAAAGCAGGAATCAGAAGAATTTCTAGACGGATTTAATGTAAAAACCATAATTGCTGGTATTTTTATCGGTCTTATAATGTTGCCGGGATCTATTTATCTTGGCTTAATTACAGGTGGTATTATCCCAACTATGTGGGTAACCATGATCTTGTTTGTTGAAATAGCGAAAAGGTCATTTATTAAGCTAAAGAAACAAGAAATATACATAATTGGATATGTAGCAGCAACCTTGGTTGCTGCTGGCATGACAATGGGCGCAGCCAGTCTGGTTCTTCAGGGAGGTATATTTAGCGAAAAGATCTGGCAGCAGTATTTTATAAGAACTCCGCAAGCGCACTATTTTGGGATTGACAAATTAATTCCTTCATGGGTAGTCCCGTCTCCTGATTCAGGAGTTTTGGTGAAAAGAACATTTTTAGACTCTGCGTGGATAGTTCCATTACTGATTCTTGTTGGAAGCAATATCTTATTTAGGTTAACTCAATTTGGTCTTGGATATGCCTTATTCAGAATAACTAATGATGTTGAAAAGCTAGAATTTCCAATGGCGCCAGTTATATCAGAGGGGGTTATGGCTCTTGAGGATATGAGTGCGAAAAAAGACAGTTGGCGTATGCAGGTATTTACTATTGCAGGTATGATAGGCATAGTCTATGGATTAATTTATGTTGTGATCCCGACTCTAACAGGACTTGTTGCAGCAAAGCCTTTGATGTTGATTCCTATTCCTTGGGTTGATGCAACAGCGAAGATAAGCAGCTTTCTTCCAGGCGCTATATTGGGATCAATGACAGATCTTGGATTTCTCTTTGCTGGCTTTGTCCTACCGTTTTGGGTAATGGCAGGAGGTTTTATAGGCTCTATTTTAGCTAATGTTGTTGGGAATCCCATTTTGCACAAATTTGGATTAATTCCACATTGGACGGCAGGTATGGATGTAAGGCAAACAGTTATAGCAACAAGAATGGATTTCTGGATAAGTATTACAATTGGACTTGGTATTGTAGTAGCTCTTATAGGTATAGGTGGATTAGTAATGAGTATAATAAAAAAGAAAAGAAGCCAAGGAGTCAATAAGACAGTAGTAGACAATTACAGACCTCCAAAGGGTAGAGGAGATATTCCTATATGGGTGGCTCTAGGTATCTGGATATTTGCAACCATAGGATATATTTTACTTTGCCATAAACTTGTTCCTAGCTTTCCAGTATTATTATTAGTATTGTTTGGCTTTATTCTGACACCGCTTCTCTCATATATATCAGCAAGACTTTTTGGTATAGCAGGTATGCCAACAGGTGTTTCATTCCCGTATCTTAGAGAAGGGATATTCATTAAAAGTGGATTTTCTGGGATAGCTATATGGTTTGCACCAATACCATTTTTTAATGTAGGTGGATATACACAAAAGTTTAAAGAACTTGAATTAACAAGAACAAAGCTGAGCAGTCTGATAAAGGCTGAGCTGTTCTCTTTTGTTATTATGGCATTTTGCAGTTTTCTTTTTTGGGAAGTAATATGGCGGATGGGTCCGATTCCTGCTGCAGCTTATGCATATATAAATAAAATGTGGCCTCTTACAGCAACGTTTCAGGCATTATGGGTTTCCACAACAATTAAAGGAGGAAATCCATGGATGCTGGAAGCTATTAAATTATCCAATATTACATGGAGCATGGTAGCTGGATTAGGAGTGTTTGGTTTAATAAGTATTTTAAAATTACCTATTACGCTTTTTTACGGAATAATTGTAGGGATAACTGGTTGGTGGCCGCATCATATAATTCCTATGTTTATTGGCGCCCTATTAGGCAGATTCTATTTTGCTAAGAAATTTGGTGAGAAAAGATGGAGATCGTTTACGCCATTACTGGCTGCAGGTTATGCTTGTGGAGTTGGATTGATAGCTATGGTATCAATAGCCATTGCGCTTATTTTTAAATCAGTGTCACAGATTATATTTTGA
- a CDS encoding PqqD family protein, with the protein MSRPIRNEAVSAKKVDNDKLEITIYRKKTKLVILLSKLFRLPETRKIILDKIGACVWTLCDGSRTVNDIIKVFSKKYSLGREKAERSLLVYLEQLVRRGLIAIAAPKQEKI; encoded by the coding sequence ATGTCAAGACCGATCAGGAATGAGGCAGTGAGTGCGAAAAAAGTCGACAATGATAAATTAGAAATTACTATATATAGAAAGAAAACAAAATTAGTGATTTTATTATCAAAGTTGTTTAGATTACCTGAAACCAGAAAGATTATTTTAGATAAAATAGGCGCTTGTGTGTGGACATTGTGTGATGGAAGCAGAACCGTAAATGATATAATAAAAGTATTTAGTAAGAAGTATAGCTTAGGCAGAGAAAAAGCAGAAAGATCACTCTTAGTATATTTAGAGCAGTTAGTACGTAGAGGACTTATAGCAATCGCAGCGCCTAAACAGGAAAAAATCTAA